In the genome of Neovison vison isolate M4711 chromosome 3, ASM_NN_V1, whole genome shotgun sequence, one region contains:
- the FEV gene encoding protein FEV, with product MRQSGASQPLLINMYLPDPVGDGLFKEGKSPGWGPLSPAVQKGSGQIQLWQFLLELLADRANAGCIAWEGGHGEFKLTDPDEVARRWGERKSKPNMNYDKLSRALRYYYDKNIMSKVHGKRYAYRFDFQGLAQACQPPPAHAHAAAAAAAAAAAAQDGALYKLPAGLAPLPFPGLSKLNLMAASAGVAPAGFSYWPGPGPAATAAAATAALYPSPGLQPPPGPFGAVAAASHLGGHYH from the exons ATCCCGTCGGAGACGGTCTCTTCAAGGAAGGAAAGAGTCCCGGTTGGGGGCCGCTGAGCCCGGCTGTACAGAAAG GCAGCGGGCAGATCCAGCTGTGGCAGTTTCTGCTGGAGCTCCTGGCGGACCGCGCCAACGCCGGCTGCATCGCGTGGGAGGGCGGCCACGGCGAGTTCAAGCTCACAGACCCAGACGAGGTGGCGCGGCGCTGGGGCGAGCGCAAGAGCAAGCCCAACATGAACTATGACAAGCTGAGCCGCGCGCTGCGCTACTACTACGACAAGAACATCATGAGCAAGGTGCACGGCAAGCGCTACGCCTACCGCTTCGACTTCCAGGGTCTGGCCCAGGCCTGCCAGCCGCCTCCGGCGCACGCCcacgccgccgctgccgccgccgctgccgcagCCGCTGCCCAGGACGGCGCGCTCTACAAGCTGCCTGCAGGCCTCGCCCCGCTGCCCTTCCCGGGCCTCTCCAAACTCAACCTTATGGCCGCCTCGGCCGGCGTCGCGCCCGCGGGCTTCTCCTACTGGCCGGGCCCGGgccccgccgccaccgccgccgccgccacagcagCCCTCTACCCCAGCCCCGGCTTGCAGCCCCCGCCCGGGCCCTTCGGCGCGGTGGCGGCCGCCTCGCACTTGGGGGGCCACTACCACTAG